A section of the Arabiibacter massiliensis genome encodes:
- a CDS encoding GntR family transcriptional regulator — translation MANEFRSLKDHVYDYIADLIDGGSLADDHKISEQQICDALGVSRTPVREALIQLAADGYLENVPRKGFYVKRVTEDSAREIVEIIGPLDGRAALLAVDAMTDDDIAQLQFLHGSMQLAVDKGLYKKYDDLQRDFHDCYVVKCGNSRLIGFIHQLNRYFMKREYANVDEAELGALLRKANDEHEEIVRLFEQRDGEALQRYIRDVHWSIDNAKFLVW, via the coding sequence ATGGCAAACGAGTTCCGGTCCCTCAAGGACCACGTGTACGACTACATCGCCGACCTCATCGACGGGGGCAGCCTGGCCGATGACCACAAGATAAGCGAGCAGCAGATCTGCGACGCGCTGGGCGTGAGCCGCACGCCGGTGCGCGAGGCGCTCATCCAGCTGGCCGCCGACGGCTATTTGGAGAACGTGCCGCGCAAGGGCTTCTACGTGAAGCGCGTCACAGAGGACAGCGCGCGCGAGATCGTGGAGATCATCGGGCCCCTCGACGGCCGCGCGGCCCTGCTGGCCGTGGACGCGATGACCGACGACGACATCGCCCAGCTGCAGTTTCTGCACGGCAGCATGCAGCTGGCCGTCGACAAGGGCCTCTACAAGAAGTACGACGACCTTCAGCGCGACTTCCACGATTGCTACGTGGTCAAATGCGGGAACTCCCGCCTGATCGGGTTCATCCATCAGCTCAACCGCTACTTCATGAAGCGCGAGTACGCCAACGTGGACGAAGCCGAGCTCGGCGCGCTTCTTCGCAAGGCCAACGACGAGCACGAGGAGATCGTGCGGCTGTTCGAGCAGCGCGACGGCGAGGCCCTGCAGCGCTACATCCGCGACGTGCATTGGAGCATCGACAATGCGAAATTCCTCGTCTGGTAG
- the rlmD gene encoding 23S rRNA (uracil(1939)-C(5))-methyltransferase RlmD: MRNSSSGSARGEKGARPATLPGCPHARECGACQHVNEPYAEQLARKDARVAELLAPVAPPEALRPILGMDEPFHYRNKVVSPYAPGRKLPGGAPRNSKRSGREARPHAARREILCGMYAAGTHRIVSTDGCLVENEQAKRIIRAVRDLMPRFGMEPYNEDVGTGFLRHAVVRVGHQSGEILVTLVTNGRAFPASRAFCRELVKRCPAITSIVQNVNERQTNVILGQHEQRLYGPGFILDTLCGLSFRISSQSFYQVNAVQTEVLYETAIELAGFTGKERAIDAYCGTGTIGLVAAKRGAAQVTGVDTTASAIRDARENARHNGVENARFVVGDAGEFMREAAATGERIDVLLMDPPRAGASEEFLEAAAVLAPRRIVYISCNPETQVRDLARLRERGYAVRAVQPVDMFPHTDHIETIALAERVEGPASAGESKGQEGPHGQD, translated from the coding sequence ATGCGAAATTCCTCGTCTGGTAGCGCGCGCGGCGAGAAGGGCGCGCGCCCGGCCACCTTGCCCGGCTGCCCGCACGCCCGCGAATGCGGGGCGTGCCAGCATGTGAACGAGCCCTACGCCGAGCAGCTCGCGCGCAAGGATGCGCGGGTGGCAGAGCTGCTCGCCCCCGTGGCGCCGCCCGAGGCGCTGCGTCCCATCCTGGGGATGGACGAGCCCTTCCACTACCGCAACAAGGTGGTGTCGCCCTACGCGCCGGGCCGGAAGCTGCCGGGGGGCGCGCCGCGCAACAGCAAGCGCTCGGGCCGCGAGGCGCGCCCGCACGCCGCCCGCCGCGAGATCCTCTGCGGCATGTACGCCGCCGGCACGCACCGCATCGTGTCCACCGACGGCTGCCTGGTGGAGAACGAGCAGGCCAAGCGCATCATCCGTGCCGTCCGCGACCTCATGCCGCGCTTCGGCATGGAGCCCTACAACGAAGACGTGGGCACCGGATTTCTGCGCCACGCCGTGGTGCGCGTCGGCCACCAAAGCGGCGAGATCCTCGTCACCCTCGTCACGAACGGCCGCGCGTTCCCCGCATCGCGCGCGTTCTGCCGCGAGCTGGTCAAGCGCTGTCCGGCCATCACCTCCATCGTGCAGAACGTGAACGAGCGCCAGACCAACGTCATCCTCGGCCAGCACGAGCAGCGGCTCTACGGCCCCGGCTTCATCCTGGACACGCTGTGCGGTCTGAGCTTCCGCATCTCTTCTCAGTCGTTCTACCAGGTGAACGCCGTGCAGACCGAGGTGCTCTACGAAACCGCTATCGAGCTGGCGGGCTTCACGGGAAAAGAGCGCGCCATCGACGCCTACTGCGGCACGGGCACCATCGGCCTCGTGGCCGCCAAGCGCGGCGCCGCGCAGGTCACCGGCGTGGACACGACGGCTTCGGCCATCCGCGACGCGCGCGAGAACGCCCGCCACAACGGCGTGGAAAACGCCCGCTTCGTCGTGGGCGACGCGGGTGAGTTCATGCGCGAGGCCGCCGCGACCGGCGAGCGCATAGACGTGCTGCTGATGGACCCGCCGCGCGCCGGCGCGAGCGAGGAGTTCCTCGAGGCCGCGGCCGTCCTCGCGCCCAGGCGCATCGTCTACATCTCGTGCAATCCGGAAACCCAGGTGCGCGATCTCGCCCGCCTGCGCGAGCGCGGCTACGCCGTGCGCGCCGTGCAGCCGGTGGACATGTTCCCGCACACCGACCACATCGAGACGATCGCGCTCGCGGAGCGCGTGGAGGGGCCCGCGTCGGCGGGCGAGTCGAAGGGGCAGGAGGGGCCGCATGGACAAGATTGA
- the ftsH gene encoding ATP-dependent zinc metalloprotease FtsH → MAQQNKQQSQFQQPNPRTTIISVILFMIIAFFVGQQFMNMSSAGATQTDRLITSEFVQAVEQDRVTKVVYNAGDYAVSGSYYPAITAGSTATDAFNEAFNALNARMATIKNPDTGKALPGVSTAEVDAATLGTEHNYTSTYYGGSLGDLMAAHPNIPYEVQLPSPFLEILGTLLPILVIGGILLFFFNSMQKANNSQMSFGKAKTKKSTEERPDVKFSDVAGVDEAVEEMQEIKDFLANPAKYQSMGAKIPRGCLLVGPPGTGKTLLARAVAGEAGVPFFSISGSDFVEMFVGVGASRVRDLFQQAKEASPSIIFIDEIDAVGRQRGTGLGGGHDEREQTLNQLLVEMDGFEANDSVVLIAATNRADVLDPALLRPGRFDRQIVVDAPDVKGREKILQVHSKDKPLGSDVDLSKVAKLTPGFTGADLANLMNESALLTARRGKKIITQQEVSESMERVIAGPERKGRVLDEQTKHTIAYHESGHALVGHLLPHADPVHKISIISRGRALGYTLSIPKEDKVLNSLGEMRDELAVFMGGRVAEEIFCDDITTGASNDLERATKMARAIVTQYGMSAELGTQVFGQPNHEVFLGRDYGNTQDYSEETAKRIDDEVARIMKDAHDRAHEILVNHREQMDLMASVLLERETVEGEACLALLDNEWDEYLKHEDEIIARKEAEEQAARERDAQLADPNWKEEPVEPGDQDPNPPYREPAEGEGSDAADAAAKDDKQNVILSEQGDQPVILSGAPQGAESKDPERRQPEDAQPHDDPKDDGPAR, encoded by the coding sequence ATGGCACAGCAAAATAAACAACAGTCGCAATTCCAGCAGCCGAATCCACGGACGACCATCATCTCGGTCATCCTGTTCATGATCATCGCCTTCTTCGTGGGCCAGCAGTTCATGAACATGTCGTCGGCCGGCGCCACGCAGACCGACCGCCTCATCACGTCCGAGTTCGTGCAGGCCGTGGAGCAGGACCGCGTGACGAAGGTGGTGTACAACGCGGGCGATTACGCGGTGTCCGGCTCGTACTATCCGGCCATCACCGCCGGCTCCACCGCCACCGACGCGTTCAACGAGGCTTTCAACGCGCTCAACGCGCGCATGGCCACCATCAAGAACCCCGACACCGGCAAGGCGCTGCCCGGCGTGAGCACGGCCGAGGTCGACGCGGCCACGCTGGGCACGGAGCACAACTACACGTCCACCTACTACGGCGGGTCGCTTGGCGACCTCATGGCCGCGCACCCCAACATCCCCTACGAGGTGCAGCTGCCCAGCCCCTTCCTCGAGATCCTCGGCACGCTTCTGCCCATCCTGGTGATCGGCGGCATCCTGCTGTTCTTCTTCAACTCCATGCAGAAGGCGAACAACTCGCAGATGAGCTTCGGCAAGGCCAAGACGAAGAAGTCCACCGAGGAGCGCCCGGACGTGAAGTTCTCCGACGTGGCCGGCGTGGACGAGGCCGTGGAGGAGATGCAGGAGATCAAGGACTTCCTGGCGAATCCGGCGAAGTACCAGTCCATGGGCGCGAAGATCCCGCGCGGCTGCCTGCTTGTGGGCCCTCCGGGCACCGGTAAGACGCTGCTGGCGCGCGCGGTGGCCGGCGAGGCGGGCGTGCCGTTCTTCAGCATCTCGGGCTCCGACTTCGTGGAGATGTTCGTGGGCGTGGGCGCGAGCCGCGTGCGCGACCTGTTCCAGCAGGCCAAAGAGGCGTCGCCGTCCATCATCTTCATCGACGAGATCGACGCGGTGGGCCGTCAGCGCGGCACCGGCCTCGGCGGCGGGCACGACGAGCGCGAGCAGACGCTGAACCAGCTGCTGGTGGAGATGGACGGCTTCGAGGCTAACGACTCCGTGGTGCTCATCGCCGCCACGAACCGCGCCGACGTGCTGGACCCGGCCCTGCTGCGTCCCGGCCGCTTCGACCGCCAGATCGTGGTGGACGCGCCTGACGTGAAGGGCCGCGAGAAGATCCTGCAGGTGCACTCCAAGGACAAGCCGCTGGGCAGCGACGTCGACCTGTCGAAGGTGGCCAAGCTCACACCCGGCTTCACGGGTGCCGACCTGGCGAACCTCATGAACGAGTCGGCCCTGCTCACCGCGCGGCGCGGCAAGAAGATCATCACGCAGCAAGAGGTGAGCGAGTCGATGGAGCGCGTTATCGCCGGCCCGGAGCGCAAGGGCCGTGTGCTCGACGAGCAGACCAAGCACACCATCGCCTACCACGAGAGCGGCCACGCCCTGGTGGGGCACCTGCTGCCGCACGCCGACCCGGTGCACAAGATCTCGATCATCTCGCGCGGCCGGGCGCTGGGCTACACGCTGTCCATCCCCAAGGAGGACAAGGTGCTGAACTCGCTCGGCGAGATGCGCGACGAGCTGGCCGTGTTCATGGGCGGCCGCGTGGCTGAGGAGATTTTCTGCGACGACATCACCACGGGTGCTTCGAACGACCTGGAGCGCGCCACGAAGATGGCCCGCGCCATCGTCACACAGTACGGCATGAGCGCCGAGCTGGGCACGCAGGTGTTCGGCCAGCCCAACCACGAGGTGTTCCTGGGCCGCGACTACGGCAACACGCAGGACTACTCCGAGGAGACGGCCAAGCGCATCGACGACGAGGTGGCGCGCATCATGAAGGACGCGCACGACCGCGCCCACGAGATCCTGGTCAACCACCGCGAGCAGATGGACCTCATGGCCAGCGTTCTGTTGGAGCGCGAGACCGTGGAAGGCGAGGCCTGCCTGGCGCTTTTGGATAACGAATGGGATGAGTACCTCAAGCACGAGGACGAGATCATCGCCCGCAAGGAGGCCGAGGAGCAGGCCGCCCGCGAGCGCGACGCCCAGCTGGCCGATCCCAACTGGAAGGAAGAGCCCGTCGAGCCCGGCGACCAGGACCCCAACCCGCCCTACCGCGAGCCCGCCGAAGGCGAAGGAAGCGACGCGGCTGACGCCGCTGCGAAGGACGACAAGCAGAATGTCATCCTGAGCGAGCAGGGCGACCAACCTGTCATCCTGAGCGGAGCGCCGCAAGGCGCGGAGTCGAAGGATCCCGAGCGGCGCCAGCCGGAAGACGCCCAGCCGCACGACGACCCGAAAGACGACGGCCCCGCCCGATGA
- the hpt gene encoding hypoxanthine phosphoribosyltransferase gives MHNDIAEILFTEEDIARRVGEIGAAITRDYADHADEGIVLISVLRGAAIFMADLARQIDLPVEMDYMAISSYGNGAKSSGVVRILKDLSSEIEGRHVVVAEDILDSGLTLKYLLKNLASRHPASLEVATLLRKQTRAQAKIDCKYIGFECPDEFIVGYGLDFAERYRNLPYIGVLKPEIY, from the coding sequence GTGCACAACGACATTGCGGAGATACTGTTCACCGAAGAGGACATCGCCCGGCGCGTCGGCGAGATCGGCGCTGCGATCACGCGCGATTACGCTGATCACGCGGACGAGGGCATCGTGCTCATCTCGGTGCTGCGCGGCGCGGCCATCTTCATGGCGGACCTCGCGCGGCAGATCGACCTGCCGGTTGAGATGGACTACATGGCCATCTCGTCGTACGGCAACGGCGCGAAGAGCTCCGGCGTCGTGCGCATCCTCAAGGATCTCTCGTCGGAGATCGAGGGCCGTCACGTCGTCGTGGCCGAGGACATCCTCGACTCCGGCCTTACCCTGAAGTACCTGCTGAAAAACCTGGCCTCGCGCCACCCGGCCTCCCTCGAGGTGGCCACGCTGCTGCGCAAGCAGACGCGGGCCCAGGCGAAGATCGATTGCAAATACATCGGTTTCGAGTGCCCCGACGAGTTCATCGTGGGCTACGGGCTGGACTTCGCGGAGCGGTACCGCAACCTGCCCTACATCGGCGTCTTGAAGCCGGAGATCTACTAG
- the tilS gene encoding tRNA lysidine(34) synthetase TilS, producing MAEDATLVERAAAAIAARGLADSDTPALLMVSGGSDSTALAYAACELRERGLLGELAVLHVNHRLRGEDADADERFVAQLAELLGLPLFSCSVDVAALAERSGENVEAVARRERYLAANEALESLCLHAAAPLADGRILTAHTADDRVESFYMRSIVGTGPGGFRAMRYRNGPVVRPLLDASREELRDYVVARERAGLPTACDEQGALWREDATNAHTDRFRAYVRHEIVPRAKERNPQLLDVLVRTMNLIADEDDLLDGMAEELAGRHARALDDGWLLAPELGGEPAPLARRVVVRVLQGMLGPDARVETAAVEAVLAAFDDGGRPIGGYVANIQGDLAVSANKRGVRLEPMATYRARRKMA from the coding sequence GTGGCTGAGGATGCGACGCTCGTCGAGCGCGCGGCGGCCGCTATCGCCGCGCGCGGCTTGGCCGACTCAGACACGCCGGCGCTGCTCATGGTGTCGGGCGGCTCGGACTCCACTGCGCTCGCTTATGCGGCTTGCGAGCTGCGCGAACGCGGGCTTTTGGGGGAGCTTGCGGTGCTGCATGTGAACCATCGGCTGCGGGGCGAGGACGCCGACGCCGACGAGCGCTTCGTGGCGCAGCTGGCCGAGCTGCTGGGCCTGCCGCTGTTCTCGTGCTCCGTCGATGTGGCCGCCCTGGCCGAGCGCTCGGGCGAGAACGTGGAGGCCGTCGCCCGCCGCGAGCGCTACCTGGCCGCGAACGAGGCGCTCGAGAGCCTGTGCCTGCATGCCGCCGCGCCGCTCGCGGACGGGCGCATCCTCACGGCGCACACGGCCGACGACCGCGTGGAGAGCTTCTACATGCGCTCCATCGTGGGCACGGGGCCGGGGGGCTTCCGCGCCATGCGCTACCGCAACGGGCCGGTGGTGCGCCCGCTTCTGGACGCGAGCCGCGAGGAGCTGCGGGATTACGTGGTCGCGCGCGAGCGCGCCGGGCTGCCGACGGCCTGCGACGAGCAGGGCGCGCTCTGGCGCGAGGACGCCACGAACGCGCACACCGACCGCTTCCGCGCCTACGTGCGCCACGAGATCGTGCCGCGCGCGAAGGAGCGCAACCCTCAGCTGCTCGACGTGCTCGTGCGCACGATGAACCTGATCGCCGACGAGGACGACCTGCTGGACGGCATGGCCGAGGAGCTTGCGGGCCGCCATGCGCGCGCGCTCGACGATGGCTGGCTGCTCGCGCCCGAGCTGGGCGGCGAGCCCGCGCCCCTCGCGCGCCGCGTGGTGGTGCGCGTGCTGCAGGGGATGCTCGGGCCCGACGCGCGCGTGGAGACGGCCGCAGTGGAGGCCGTGCTGGCCGCGTTCGACGACGGTGGCCGCCCCATCGGCGGCTACGTCGCCAACATCCAAGGCGACCTGGCCGTCAGCGCCAACAAGCGCGGCGTCCGCCTCGAGCCCATGGCAACCTACCGCGCCCGCCGCAAAATGGCATAA
- a CDS encoding EAL domain-containing protein gives MDKIDAASQATPYGARRNENREPAEPHLRRNAPGPAEEAGGEGGDLRSFVFDTVLEGMRTSIYVTDPETDEILYMNGFMKHDFGVEDPEGKVCWQVLQRGMTARCEFCPVDDLLRSEDDAPLVEWDEESPVTGRTYRNYDSLVRWIDGSLVHLQQSVDVTELVSANTDELTGVLSRRAGKEHLSASLARGAAEGEAVSIALYDINQLKEVNDRYGHAEGDRLIRSAASAVRREFGPNDYGFRLSGDEFVCVFLGEASLAREKMERAQLALAAQPTDVDPPYEMGFCFGIAESYPESPLEMYEMLALADQRMYVEKRSFHIDASIDALRVAEEAGSVPAGSAAAFSYDTAHLYDALVESTDDYLYVCNMKTGVFHYPKAMVEEFGLPSEVVENAVAVWGSKVHEDDRQAFLESNQEIVDGRTTRHWVEYRARNRKGEWVRLRCRGRLILDARGKPSLFAGFIANLGKKSKVDPLTGLFNKFEFEDVVRRRMEITPDEGLSLMVIGIDDLRHINDRYDRAFGDEVIRFVAQRIQSAVPERARVFRLDGDEFAVAINDELDVLRSAYAVLSVSFDHQHEHEGKKFYCTLSGGCARYPSDAGSYEELVKYADYALEFAKGHGKKRCVSFSAAILAGRTRELELMELLRDSVENGFEGFSLRYQPQVEASTGRVKGAEALARWRCERFGDLSPLEFIPLLEESGLIVPVGAWVLREAAATCARWRVLDPTFSMSVNLSYRQLDEDGLVPFIMDVLEEEGLPPGSLVVEMTESRFAEDDDRARELFCQIRKLGVRVAMDDFGTGYSSLGALKSSPADIVKIDRAFIRDIRTSTFDATFIRFVVELCHDVGISVCLEGVETDEEYGAVNTMGLDYIQGFLFGRPLLPEEFEERFLGKEGDRG, from the coding sequence ATGGACAAGATTGACGCAGCGTCCCAGGCAACGCCGTACGGCGCGCGACGTAACGAGAACCGCGAGCCGGCCGAGCCGCATTTGCGCCGCAACGCGCCCGGCCCAGCCGAGGAGGCCGGAGGAGAGGGAGGCGACCTGCGCTCGTTCGTGTTCGACACCGTGCTCGAGGGCATGCGCACCAGCATCTACGTCACCGATCCGGAAACCGATGAGATCCTCTACATGAACGGCTTCATGAAGCACGACTTCGGCGTGGAGGACCCCGAGGGCAAGGTGTGCTGGCAGGTGCTGCAGCGCGGCATGACCGCGCGCTGCGAGTTCTGCCCGGTGGACGACCTGCTGCGCAGCGAGGACGACGCGCCCCTGGTGGAATGGGACGAGGAAAGCCCGGTCACGGGCCGCACTTACCGCAACTACGACAGCCTGGTCAGGTGGATAGACGGCTCGCTCGTGCACCTCCAGCAGTCGGTGGACGTGACCGAGCTCGTGTCGGCAAACACCGACGAGCTCACCGGCGTGCTGTCCCGCCGCGCCGGCAAGGAGCATCTGAGCGCCTCCCTCGCGCGCGGCGCGGCCGAGGGCGAGGCGGTGTCCATCGCGCTCTACGACATCAACCAGCTCAAAGAGGTGAACGACCGCTACGGCCACGCCGAGGGCGACCGCCTCATCCGCTCGGCGGCAAGCGCCGTGCGCCGCGAGTTCGGCCCGAACGACTACGGGTTCCGCCTGAGCGGCGACGAGTTCGTGTGCGTGTTTTTGGGCGAGGCCTCTCTCGCGCGCGAGAAGATGGAGCGCGCCCAGCTCGCGCTCGCCGCGCAGCCGACCGACGTCGACCCTCCGTACGAGATGGGCTTCTGCTTCGGCATCGCCGAGTCCTATCCGGAGTCGCCGCTCGAGATGTACGAGATGCTCGCGCTCGCCGACCAGCGCATGTACGTGGAGAAGCGGAGCTTCCACATCGACGCCAGCATCGACGCGCTCAGGGTGGCCGAGGAGGCGGGCAGCGTTCCGGCCGGCAGCGCGGCCGCGTTCAGCTACGACACCGCCCATCTCTACGACGCGCTCGTGGAGAGCACCGACGACTACCTGTACGTGTGCAACATGAAGACGGGGGTGTTCCATTACCCGAAGGCCATGGTGGAGGAGTTCGGCCTGCCCTCCGAGGTGGTGGAGAACGCGGTCGCCGTGTGGGGCTCGAAGGTGCACGAGGACGACCGCCAGGCGTTCCTCGAGTCGAATCAGGAGATCGTCGACGGGCGCACCACCCGCCACTGGGTGGAGTACCGCGCGCGCAACCGCAAGGGCGAGTGGGTGCGCCTGCGCTGCCGCGGCCGCCTCATCCTCGACGCGCGGGGCAAGCCCTCGCTGTTCGCCGGGTTCATCGCCAACCTGGGCAAGAAGAGCAAGGTGGACCCGCTCACGGGCCTGTTCAACAAGTTCGAGTTCGAGGACGTCGTCCGCCGCCGCATGGAGATCACGCCGGACGAGGGCCTGAGCCTCATGGTCATCGGCATCGACGATCTGCGCCACATCAACGACCGCTACGACCGCGCGTTCGGCGACGAGGTCATCCGGTTCGTGGCGCAGCGCATCCAGAGCGCGGTCCCGGAGCGCGCGCGCGTGTTCAGGCTCGACGGCGACGAGTTCGCCGTCGCCATCAACGATGAGCTTGACGTTCTGCGCAGCGCCTACGCGGTGCTCAGCGTGTCGTTCGACCACCAGCACGAGCACGAGGGGAAGAAGTTCTACTGCACGCTCTCGGGCGGTTGCGCGCGCTATCCCTCCGATGCGGGCTCGTACGAGGAGCTGGTCAAGTACGCCGACTACGCGCTGGAGTTCGCGAAGGGGCACGGCAAGAAGCGCTGCGTGAGCTTCTCGGCCGCCATCCTGGCCGGGCGCACGCGCGAGCTGGAGCTCATGGAGCTTCTGCGCGACAGCGTCGAGAACGGCTTCGAGGGCTTCAGCCTGCGCTACCAGCCCCAGGTGGAGGCGTCCACGGGGCGCGTGAAGGGGGCCGAGGCGCTCGCGCGGTGGCGCTGCGAGCGGTTCGGCGACCTGTCGCCTTTGGAGTTCATCCCGCTGCTCGAGGAGAGCGGGCTCATCGTGCCGGTGGGCGCCTGGGTGCTGCGCGAGGCGGCGGCCACGTGCGCGCGGTGGCGCGTGCTCGACCCGACGTTCTCCATGAGCGTGAACCTGTCGTACCGCCAACTCGACGAGGACGGGCTCGTGCCGTTCATCATGGACGTGCTCGAAGAGGAGGGCCTGCCGCCGGGAAGCCTCGTGGTGGAGATGACCGAGAGCCGCTTCGCCGAGGACGACGACCGGGCGCGTGAACTGTTCTGTCAGATCAGGAAGCTGGGCGTGCGCGTGGCCATGGACGACTTCGGCACGGGGTACTCCTCGCTCGGCGCGCTGAAGTCCTCGCCGGCCGACATCGTGAAGATCGACCGCGCGTTCATCCGCGACATCCGCACCAGCACGTTCGACGCCACGTTCATCCGCTTCGTCGTGGAGCTGTGCCACGACGTGGGCATCAGCGTGTGCCTGGAGGGCGTGGAGACCGACGAGGAGTACGGCGCGGTGAACACCATGGGACTCGACTACATCCAAGGCTTCCTGTTCGGCCGCCCCCTTTTGCCGGAGGAGTTCGAGGAGCGCTTCTTGGGGAAGGAGGGCGACCGTGGCTGA
- a CDS encoding Maf family protein, which translates to MENEQNTPSQEAPALDVILASGSPRRKQLLEDAGIAFTVRVSDVDESLEPDLLANPHEAAKKLAERKAGAVVQEVLAEDYCGMAAILGADTMVVCEGEIFGKPVSLSDAKRMLRRLSGRTHEVLTAVSVWMVAAPAPEDISLGFRTFVDSSFVTFRDLMDEEIADYLRKGESFDKAGAYAVQGAAADFVERVEGDLDTVIGLPVERLLREFPDVLASTR; encoded by the coding sequence ATGGAAAACGAACAGAACACCCCATCCCAGGAAGCGCCCGCCCTCGACGTCATCCTGGCCAGCGGCTCGCCGCGCCGCAAGCAGCTGCTGGAGGACGCGGGCATCGCCTTCACCGTGCGCGTGTCCGACGTGGACGAGTCGCTCGAGCCCGACCTGCTGGCGAATCCGCACGAAGCCGCCAAGAAGCTGGCCGAGCGCAAGGCCGGCGCCGTCGTGCAGGAGGTGCTCGCCGAGGACTACTGCGGCATGGCCGCCATCCTCGGCGCCGACACGATGGTGGTCTGCGAAGGCGAGATCTTCGGCAAGCCCGTCAGCCTCTCCGATGCCAAGCGCATGCTGCGCCGCCTGTCGGGCCGCACGCACGAGGTGCTCACGGCCGTGTCCGTGTGGATGGTGGCCGCGCCCGCGCCCGAGGACATCTCGCTCGGCTTCCGCACCTTCGTCGACAGCTCGTTCGTGACGTTCCGCGACCTCATGGACGAGGAGATAGCCGACTACCTGCGCAAAGGCGAGTCGTTCGACAAAGCGGGCGCCTACGCCGTCCAAGGCGCGGCGGCCGACTTCGTCGAGCGCGTCGAAGGCGACCTCGACACGGTCATCGGCTTGCCCGTGGAGCGCCTGCTGCGCGAGTTCCCCGACGTGCTCGCCTCAACGCGCTAG
- a CDS encoding arginine deiminase-related protein gives MTKFSNVIVRRPAKSMVEGITSAPELGKPDYELACKQHDDYIAALKQCGVEVTVLPALEEFPDSCFVEDPAVITRCGAIITNPGADSRNGEKDEIEPAVRKFFDDEHVKHIQNPGTLDGGDVMMVGDHFYVGRSARTNEEGIRQFFEILEGWGLEGSEVPLEFVLHLKTGVNYLEDGNMLVSGEFVTKPDFEQYNRIEIPEDEAYAANCIWVNGTVIVPEGYPTVLKAVQDAGYKTLTVDTSEYRKLDGGLSCLSLRF, from the coding sequence ATGACCAAGTTCTCCAACGTCATCGTCCGCCGCCCCGCCAAGTCCATGGTGGAGGGTATCACCTCGGCCCCTGAGCTGGGCAAGCCCGACTACGAGCTGGCCTGCAAGCAGCACGACGACTACATCGCCGCCCTCAAGCAGTGCGGCGTCGAGGTCACCGTCCTGCCCGCGCTCGAGGAATTCCCCGACTCCTGCTTCGTGGAGGACCCGGCCGTCATCACGCGCTGCGGCGCCATCATCACGAACCCGGGCGCCGACAGCCGCAACGGCGAGAAGGACGAGATCGAGCCCGCCGTGCGCAAGTTCTTCGACGACGAGCACGTCAAGCACATCCAGAATCCCGGCACGCTCGACGGCGGCGACGTGATGATGGTGGGCGACCACTTCTACGTGGGCCGCTCCGCGCGCACGAACGAGGAGGGCATCCGCCAGTTCTTCGAGATCCTGGAAGGCTGGGGCCTCGAGGGCTCCGAGGTGCCGCTGGAGTTCGTGCTGCACCTGAAGACCGGCGTGAACTACCTGGAGGACGGCAACATGCTGGTGTCCGGCGAGTTCGTGACGAAGCCCGACTTCGAGCAGTACAACCGCATCGAGATTCCCGAGGACGAGGCCTACGCCGCCAACTGCATCTGGGTGAACGGCACCGTCATCGTGCCCGAGGGCTACCCCACGGTGCTGAAAGCCGTGCAGGACGCCGGCTACAAGACGCTCACGGTGGACACGTCCGAGTACCGCAAGCTCGACGGCGGCCTGAGCTGCCTGTCGCTGCGCTTCTAA